A genomic stretch from Vibrio algarum includes:
- the xni gene encoding flap endonuclease Xni, producing MSIHLVIIDALNLIRRVHSAQPDPTDITRTIETTKRTLHRILSESAPTHIIAVFDHHLQDRGWRAKLLPKYKQNRKPMPEPLQQGLDSIQEAWWELGIDSLLSEGDEADDLVATLAVKVAQHGETVTIVSTDKGYCQLLAPTLQIRDYFQHRWLDATFVEKEFGVKPSQLSDYWGLTGVSSSQVTGIPGIGPKAAKEILNQFSNIEEAYRSDELAEKYRKKFDEHIELARVCKQISSLKTDVQLGFNLQDIRYNTN from the coding sequence ATGTCTATTCATCTAGTGATCATCGATGCTCTTAACCTTATCAGACGAGTTCACTCTGCCCAACCTGATCCAACAGACATTACCAGAACAATAGAGACAACCAAAAGAACACTTCATCGTATTCTATCCGAATCGGCACCGACTCATATTATTGCTGTCTTTGACCATCACCTCCAAGACAGAGGTTGGAGAGCAAAGCTCTTACCCAAATACAAACAGAATCGTAAACCTATGCCAGAACCGCTACAGCAAGGTTTAGACAGTATTCAGGAGGCCTGGTGGGAACTTGGTATAGATTCACTCTTATCTGAGGGAGATGAGGCTGATGATCTAGTTGCGACACTTGCCGTTAAAGTTGCACAACACGGAGAGACCGTAACCATCGTCTCTACAGACAAAGGTTACTGTCAACTTCTAGCCCCTACCTTACAAATTAGAGACTATTTTCAGCATCGTTGGTTAGATGCCACTTTTGTAGAAAAGGAATTTGGCGTAAAGCCAAGCCAACTCTCTGACTACTGGGGATTAACTGGCGTTAGCTCTAGTCAAGTAACTGGTATTCCAGGCATAGGACCAAAAGCAGCAAAAGAGATCCTCAATCAATTTAGCAATATTGAAGAAGCGTATCGTTCTGATGAACTTGCTGAAAAGTATCGTAAAAAGTTTGATGAACATATAGAGCTAGCCAGGGTATGCAAGCAGATATCATCACTCAAGACCGATGTACAATTAGGGTTTAACTTGCAGGATATTCGATACAACACTAATTAA
- the rlmM gene encoding 23S rRNA (cytidine(2498)-2'-O)-methyltransferase RlmM yields MKQVMLYCRSGFEKECAGEIQDKANQLEIFGFPRIKKNQGYVFFECYQEGDADALIKKIDFQALIFARQMFAVAAEFQDLPSDDRISPILMTLDSIDAFPTCGDIRIETPDTNEAKELLKFCRKFTVPLRQAMRGKGLLYKKENAKKPVLHVCFVAPGHCFLGYSYPDNSSAFFMGIPRLKFPSDAPSRSTLKLEEAFHVFIPRDEWDTRLAAGMWAVDLGACPGGWTYQLVKRSMFVHAIDNGMMADSLMETGQVKHHMEDGFKFEPQKKNITWLVCDMIEKPSRVAQLMGEWIIRGLAKEAIFNLKLPMKGRYDEVLEDIENLKYFLKEHEVKYRLQAKHLYHDREEITVHIQCLSNISPR; encoded by the coding sequence GTGAAACAAGTGATGCTTTATTGCCGTTCAGGCTTTGAAAAAGAGTGTGCAGGTGAAATTCAAGATAAGGCGAATCAATTAGAAATTTTTGGTTTTCCTAGGATTAAGAAAAACCAAGGTTATGTATTTTTTGAGTGCTATCAAGAAGGCGATGCTGACGCGCTGATTAAAAAAATAGATTTTCAGGCGTTAATATTTGCGCGTCAAATGTTTGCGGTAGCAGCCGAGTTTCAAGATCTACCAAGCGATGATCGAATTTCACCGATATTGATGACACTGGATAGTATTGACGCTTTTCCAACCTGTGGCGATATCCGTATAGAAACCCCAGACACCAATGAAGCGAAAGAATTGCTTAAGTTTTGTCGTAAATTTACTGTTCCTCTTCGTCAGGCGATGAGAGGAAAAGGGTTGCTATATAAGAAAGAGAATGCCAAGAAACCCGTTCTACATGTCTGTTTTGTTGCTCCAGGGCACTGTTTCTTAGGTTACTCTTACCCTGATAATAGTTCTGCCTTTTTTATGGGGATTCCAAGACTGAAGTTTCCTTCTGATGCGCCAAGTCGCTCAACATTAAAGCTTGAAGAGGCATTTCACGTATTTATTCCTAGAGATGAATGGGATACTCGTTTAGCTGCCGGAATGTGGGCGGTTGACTTAGGTGCTTGTCCTGGCGGTTGGACATATCAACTGGTTAAGCGTTCGATGTTTGTACATGCTATCGATAATGGCATGATGGCAGATAGCTTGATGGAGACCGGACAGGTTAAACACCATATGGAAGATGGTTTTAAGTTTGAACCTCAAAAGAAAAACATAACATGGCTTGTGTGCGATATGATAGAAAAGCCCTCTCGCGTCGCTCAGTTAATGGGAGAGTGGATCATTCGTGGTTTAGCGAAGGAGGCAATATTCAATCTTAAACTGCCTATGAAGGGCCGTTATGATGAAGTTTTAGAAGATATTGAAAATCTTAAGTATTTTCTCAAAGAACATGAGGTGAAATATAGGCTTCAAGCGAAACATTTGTATCATGATAGAGAAGAGATCACGGTGCATATTCAGTGCCTATCGAATATCTCGCCAAGGTAG
- a CDS encoding DUF423 domain-containing protein — protein sequence MNSNLSSKLLIISGISGFVFVALGALAAHALKPMLSEYLLSVFETGVHYQALHTFAIIACAIFLRFKSNEKVQKGLFRAAICFIIGILCFSGSLYGLALTGFKWFGPITPLGGVMFLFGWVFFVYSALHINEVTQ from the coding sequence ATGAATAGTAATTTATCATCAAAATTGCTGATTATTTCGGGGATCTCAGGCTTTGTTTTTGTGGCTTTAGGCGCACTTGCTGCCCATGCTTTAAAGCCGATGCTATCGGAATATTTACTGTCTGTTTTTGAAACCGGCGTACATTATCAAGCTCTTCATACCTTCGCTATAATAGCTTGCGCTATCTTTCTGAGGTTTAAATCTAACGAAAAAGTGCAAAAAGGGCTTTTCAGAGCGGCAATTTGCTTTATTATCGGCATCCTTTGTTTTAGTGGCAGCCTTTATGGGCTTGCACTAACAGGATTTAAGTGGTTTGGTCCTATCACCCCATTGGGTGGTGTTATGTTTCTGTTTGGCTGGGTTTTCTTTGTGTACTCAGCATTACATATAAATGAGGTTACTCAGTGA